In Curtobacterium sp. MCPF17_002, one genomic interval encodes:
- a CDS encoding DUF4870 domain-containing protein: MSYGQQPGGPSGQQPGGPYGQQPGQPGGPGWNGPQGPGGPQGPGGPQYPGGYTPPQPMSPEDQRLWATLTHIGGIFFNFIAPLIAYLVLRDRGGFIREHTRVALNFHITMAIAYVAGTILSIIVIGAFVIMAAAIVSIIFGIMAAVAANRGEYYRYPLSIEFIKQ; this comes from the coding sequence ATGAGCTACGGACAGCAGCCCGGCGGCCCCTCCGGCCAGCAACCAGGCGGACCCTACGGACAGCAGCCCGGCCAGCCCGGCGGACCCGGGTGGAACGGCCCGCAGGGTCCCGGCGGCCCGCAGGGTCCCGGCGGCCCGCAGTACCCGGGCGGCTACACGCCCCCGCAGCCGATGTCACCGGAGGACCAGCGCCTCTGGGCGACCCTCACCCACATCGGCGGCATCTTCTTCAACTTCATCGCGCCGCTCATCGCCTACCTCGTGCTGCGCGACCGCGGCGGGTTCATCCGCGAGCACACCCGCGTCGCGCTGAACTTCCACATCACGATGGCGATCGCCTACGTCGCCGGGACGATCCTGTCGATCATCGTGATCGGCGCGTTCGTGATCATGGCAGCGGCGATCGTGTCGATCATCTTCGGCATCATGGCCGCCGTCGCCGCGAACCGTGGCGAGTACTACCGCTACCCGCTCTCGATCGAGTTCATCAAGCAGTAG
- the hrcA gene encoding heat-inducible transcriptional repressor HrcA: protein MVSERSLEVLKAIVRDYVASREPVGSKTIVERHAFGVSAATIRNDMAQLEDEQLIAAPHTSSGRVPTDKGYRVFVDHLAGARPLSSAQRHAIETFLGAPNDLDEVLGRTVRLLSQLTNQVALVQYPSMVRARVQHIELVRLGDDRLMVVLITDTARVEQRVVETDVMLDETGLTELRAVVNGATVGLLLQDVATALRAVPQQIRPDAQPLAGVVVATLIEQVAANRQDRLVMAGAANLAKSEQDFSGGLFPVLEAIEEQVTLLRLFGEMRIDDVAVAARIGVENAEYGLDATSIVAGGYLARGEVARLGVLGPTRMDYGTNMSAVRAVARYLSKLLGEH, encoded by the coding sequence GTGGTCAGCGAACGCAGTCTCGAGGTCCTCAAGGCCATCGTGCGGGACTACGTGGCATCCCGTGAGCCGGTCGGCTCGAAGACGATCGTCGAGCGGCACGCCTTCGGGGTCAGCGCCGCCACGATCCGGAACGACATGGCCCAGCTCGAGGACGAGCAGCTCATCGCCGCACCGCACACCTCCTCCGGCCGTGTCCCCACCGACAAGGGCTACCGGGTGTTCGTCGACCACCTCGCCGGTGCCCGTCCGCTGTCGAGTGCGCAGCGCCACGCGATCGAGACCTTCCTCGGGGCGCCGAACGACCTCGACGAGGTCCTCGGCCGCACCGTCCGGCTCCTCAGTCAGCTCACCAACCAGGTCGCCCTCGTGCAGTACCCGTCGATGGTGCGCGCGCGGGTGCAGCACATCGAGCTCGTCCGCCTCGGCGACGACAGGCTCATGGTCGTCCTCATCACCGACACTGCCCGGGTCGAGCAGCGCGTCGTGGAGACGGACGTCATGCTCGACGAGACCGGGCTCACCGAACTCCGCGCGGTCGTGAACGGCGCCACCGTCGGGCTCCTGCTGCAGGACGTCGCGACGGCGCTCCGCGCGGTCCCGCAGCAGATCCGGCCGGATGCCCAGCCGCTCGCGGGCGTCGTCGTCGCCACCCTCATCGAACAGGTCGCCGCGAACCGGCAGGACCGTCTGGTGATGGCCGGCGCGGCGAACCTCGCCAAGAGCGAACAGGACTTCTCCGGCGGCCTCTTCCCCGTGCTCGAGGCGATCGAGGAACAGGTCACCCTGCTCCGGCTGTTCGGCGAGATGCGGATCGACGACGTCGCCGTCGCGGCCCGGATCGGCGTGGAGAACGCCGAGTACGGGCTCGACGCGACGAGCATCGTCGCCGGCGGGTACCTGGCCCGCGGCGAGGTCGCCCGGCTCGGCGTGCTCGGACCCACCCGGATGGACTACGGCACGAACATGTCCGCGGTCCGCGCCGTCGCACGGTACCTGTCCAAACTCCTGGGCGAACATTGA
- the dnaJ gene encoding molecular chaperone DnaJ gives MADHYDVLGVQPDASDADIKKAYRRLARELHPDVNPSPEASERFKDVTHAYDVLSDPEQRRRYDAGPQADSPFGGGAGGFSDIFDAFFGGGGGGGRGNGPRSRAERGQDALLRIEVDLDEVVFGTHKDVEVDTAVLCETCGGSCAAPGTHPQTCDICGGTGHIQRQVRSLLGNVVTSAPCGTCRGYGTVIPNPCPTCQGQGRVRARRTVPVDVPAGVDSGLRLQMPGQGEVGPAGGPSGDLYLEIRVRHHDVFSRDGDDLLATLEVQMTDAILGTTTTIDGLDGPVQLEVRPGVQSADVLVIKDRGITKLRGNGRGDLRVGVQVVTPTKLSHKERQLVEQLAKSHKAAQPQLARFQQGMFGKLRDRFFNF, from the coding sequence GTGGCAGACCACTACGACGTCCTCGGCGTCCAGCCGGACGCCTCCGATGCCGACATCAAGAAGGCGTACCGCCGACTGGCGCGCGAACTGCACCCGGACGTGAACCCGAGCCCGGAAGCATCCGAGCGCTTCAAGGACGTGACGCACGCGTACGACGTGCTGAGCGACCCGGAGCAGCGGCGCCGCTACGACGCCGGGCCACAGGCCGACAGCCCCTTCGGCGGCGGCGCCGGCGGGTTCAGCGACATCTTCGACGCGTTCTTCGGCGGCGGTGGCGGTGGCGGCCGGGGCAACGGACCGCGCAGCCGCGCCGAGCGCGGGCAGGACGCCCTGCTGCGCATCGAGGTCGACCTCGACGAGGTCGTCTTCGGCACCCACAAGGACGTCGAGGTCGACACGGCCGTGCTCTGCGAGACCTGCGGCGGTTCGTGCGCGGCTCCCGGCACGCACCCGCAGACCTGCGACATCTGCGGCGGCACCGGCCACATCCAGCGCCAGGTCCGCTCGCTCCTCGGCAACGTCGTGACGAGCGCTCCCTGCGGCACCTGCCGCGGCTACGGCACCGTCATCCCGAACCCGTGCCCCACGTGCCAGGGCCAGGGCCGCGTCCGCGCCCGTCGCACCGTGCCGGTCGACGTCCCCGCGGGCGTCGACTCCGGCCTGCGGCTGCAGATGCCCGGCCAGGGCGAGGTCGGTCCGGCCGGCGGTCCCTCCGGCGACCTCTACCTCGAGATCCGGGTGCGGCACCACGACGTCTTCAGCCGCGACGGCGACGACCTCCTCGCCACGCTCGAGGTCCAGATGACCGACGCGATCCTCGGCACCACGACGACGATCGACGGCCTCGACGGCCCCGTCCAGCTCGAGGTCCGCCCCGGCGTGCAGAGCGCCGACGTGCTCGTCATCAAGGACCGCGGCATCACGAAGCTCCGCGGCAACGGGCGCGGCGACCTGCGGGTCGGCGTGCAGGTCGTGACCCCGACGAAGCTCTCGCACAAGGAGCGGCAGCTCGTCGAGCAGCTCGCGAAGTCGCACAAGGCCGCGCAGCCGCAACTCGCCCGGTTCCAGCAGGGCATGTTCGGCAAGCTCCGCGACCGCTTCTTCAACTTCTGA
- a CDS encoding 16S rRNA (uracil(1498)-N(3))-methyltransferase encodes MASLYLVESLDGVAVGGTVPLDGAEGRHAVSVARVRVGETLRIGDGRGTVVTGSVTSVGRDALELSVSDRAVSPAPVPSLTLVQALAKGGRDEMAVQAATEIGVDRIVPWSAARSVSRWEGAKVEKGRARWAAIVHEASKQAIRPRVPEVDAPVTTAQLAALVGGLRAVLVLDPVGDVPLSAWERPADVEDIVLVVGPEGGIDGSEFDRLVAAGAVRVRLGDTVLRTSTAGPAALAVLQTRLGRW; translated from the coding sequence ATGGCGTCGCTCTACCTCGTCGAGTCGCTCGACGGCGTCGCCGTGGGCGGCACGGTCCCGCTCGACGGGGCAGAGGGACGACACGCGGTCTCGGTGGCGCGGGTCCGGGTGGGGGAGACCCTGCGGATCGGTGACGGCCGCGGCACCGTGGTGACCGGATCCGTGACGTCCGTCGGCCGCGACGCGCTCGAGCTGTCCGTGTCGGACCGCGCCGTCTCGCCGGCCCCCGTTCCGTCGTTGACGCTCGTGCAGGCCCTCGCGAAGGGCGGGCGCGACGAGATGGCGGTGCAGGCGGCGACCGAGATCGGCGTCGACCGGATCGTGCCGTGGTCGGCGGCGCGCAGCGTCTCCCGGTGGGAGGGCGCGAAGGTCGAGAAGGGCCGTGCGCGCTGGGCTGCCATCGTGCACGAGGCGTCGAAGCAGGCGATCCGCCCGCGGGTGCCGGAGGTCGACGCTCCGGTCACCACAGCGCAGCTGGCGGCGCTCGTCGGAGGTCTCCGCGCGGTGCTCGTGCTGGACCCGGTCGGGGACGTGCCGCTGTCCGCGTGGGAGCGGCCGGCGGACGTCGAGGACATCGTGCTCGTCGTCGGGCCGGAGGGCGGGATCGACGGATCCGAGTTCGACCGGCTGGTCGCTGCCGGGGCCGTCCGGGTGCGACTCGGCGACACCGTGCTCCGGACGTCCACCGCCGGGCCCGCTGCACTCGCAGTCCTCCAGACGCGGCTCGGACGCTGGTAG
- a CDS encoding histidine triad nucleotide-binding protein produces MSSSTPSVFSKIIAREIPATVVAEDDRVIAIEDIAPKAPVHVLVIPKTEEYANVSELATGDPDLLAHVVATAQRIADERAGGQFRLVFNTGEAAGQTVFHVHAHVLAGELQEGTLAG; encoded by the coding sequence ATGAGCAGCAGCACGCCCAGCGTCTTCTCGAAGATCATCGCGCGCGAGATCCCGGCCACCGTCGTCGCCGAGGACGACCGTGTGATCGCGATCGAGGACATCGCCCCGAAGGCCCCCGTCCACGTGCTCGTCATCCCCAAGACCGAGGAGTACGCGAACGTCTCCGAGCTCGCCACCGGCGACCCGGACCTCCTCGCCCACGTGGTCGCCACCGCGCAGCGCATCGCCGACGAGCGCGCCGGCGGCCAGTTCCGTCTCGTCTTCAACACCGGCGAAGCCGCCGGTCAGACCGTGTTCCACGTGCACGCGCACGTACTCGCAGGTGAACTGCAGGAAGGCACCCTTGCCGGCTAA
- a CDS encoding PhoH family protein has product MVQLLGPQDRLLKTVERQYPGVRVLVRGNEVSLTGPERDVTRAQALVDELVGMVKRGQDIGASDIPVSARLLDEDRKPSDTFGTPIVSSRGKSVRPKTDGQRAYVDAIDEHTITFGIGPAGTGKTYLAMAKAVQALQRREVSRIILTRPAVEAGERLGFLPGTLTDKIDPYLRPLYDALNEMMDPELVPKLLAAGTVEVAPLAYMRGRTLNDSFVILDEAQNTTPEQMKMFLTRLGFGSKMVVTGDITQVDLPGNLSGLRLVTRILDQVDDIHFSRLGSEDVVRHTLVGRIVDAYTVYDEERLAEQSGHRQGSPSPQNDARGGNR; this is encoded by the coding sequence ATGGTCCAGCTGCTCGGTCCCCAGGACCGACTGCTCAAGACCGTCGAACGGCAGTACCCCGGCGTGCGGGTGCTCGTCCGTGGCAACGAGGTCTCGCTGACCGGGCCCGAGCGGGACGTCACCCGTGCCCAGGCGCTCGTCGACGAACTCGTCGGCATGGTGAAGCGCGGCCAGGACATCGGCGCGTCGGACATCCCGGTCTCCGCACGGCTCCTCGACGAGGACCGCAAGCCGTCCGACACCTTCGGCACGCCGATCGTGTCGAGCCGCGGCAAGTCGGTCCGTCCGAAGACGGACGGGCAGCGCGCGTACGTCGACGCGATCGACGAGCACACCATCACGTTCGGCATCGGCCCGGCCGGTACCGGCAAGACGTACCTGGCGATGGCGAAGGCCGTGCAGGCGCTGCAGCGTCGCGAGGTCAGCCGCATCATCCTCACCCGCCCCGCGGTCGAGGCCGGTGAGCGCCTCGGGTTCCTGCCCGGCACGCTGACCGACAAGATCGACCCGTACCTGCGCCCGCTGTACGACGCGCTCAACGAGATGATGGACCCCGAGCTGGTCCCGAAGCTCCTGGCCGCCGGCACGGTCGAGGTGGCACCGCTCGCGTACATGCGCGGCCGGACGCTCAACGACTCGTTCGTCATCCTCGACGAGGCGCAGAACACCACGCCCGAGCAGATGAAGATGTTCCTGACCCGACTCGGATTCGGCTCGAAGATGGTCGTCACGGGCGACATCACCCAGGTCGACCTGCCCGGCAACCTCTCCGGCCTCCGCCTCGTCACCCGGATCCTCGACCAGGTCGACGACATCCACTTCTCGCGCCTCGGCAGCGAGGACGTCGTGCGGCACACGCTCGTCGGCCGGATCGTCGACGCCTACACCGTCTACGACGAGGAACGCCTCGCCGAGCAGTCCGGGCACCGCCAGGGGTCCCCGTCCCCCCAGAACGATGCCCGAGGAGGCAACCGGTGA
- the ybeY gene encoding rRNA maturation RNase YbeY, which yields MSIELNNESGVEVDEAAIQRLAAFALDALHVHADAELAIVLVDEGAMEQLHVRWMDEPGPTDVLSFPMDELRPGTEDDPTPAGLLGDIVLCPQVAEEQAKTAGHSSTDEMLLLTCHGILHLLGFDHAEPDEKAEMFGLQGEILTAFAAQRRGR from the coding sequence GTGAGCATCGAGCTCAACAACGAGTCCGGCGTCGAGGTCGACGAGGCAGCCATCCAGCGCCTCGCCGCCTTCGCACTCGACGCGCTGCACGTCCACGCCGACGCGGAGCTCGCGATCGTGCTCGTGGACGAAGGGGCGATGGAGCAGCTGCACGTCCGGTGGATGGACGAGCCCGGCCCCACCGACGTGCTGAGCTTCCCGATGGACGAACTCCGTCCGGGCACCGAGGACGACCCCACGCCCGCCGGCCTGCTCGGCGACATCGTGCTCTGCCCGCAGGTGGCCGAGGAGCAGGCGAAGACCGCCGGCCACTCCAGCACCGACGAGATGCTCCTCCTCACCTGCCACGGCATCCTGCACCTGCTCGGGTTCGACCACGCCGAGCCGGACGAGAAGGCCGAGATGTTCGGGCTGCAGGGCGAGATCCTCACCGCCTTCGCCGCGCAGCGCCGAGGACGGTGA
- a CDS encoding hemolysin family protein → MLLVTGLLAVALALVVLGGLLAASDAALSVVSRADLDDIARGSGHRRAIEAIGDDVGAHVNALNFFRVLAETAAAVLVTIALVMVFDTWWVALIVAAAIMTAVSFVLVGSSPRSVGRAHAERLIGSTGGIVHGIRIVLGPLAGLLVTIGDRVTPGRGRSASTVSSEEQLLSLVDEATESNVLEQDDRELIHSVFEFSDTLIREVMVPRTDMLTVDGSDTLAAGMEQFLASGVSRMPVTGKDSDDVLGVLYLRDVSRALYERPGSGSQRVTTILRPAEFVPESKAADDTLRHMQVAKNHLVLVVDEYGGVAGLVTMEDLIEELVGDISDEYDRAVVDRVEIEPGTWRISARLPIDELGDLFGIELDDDDVDTAGGLLTKELGHLAISGDTVTVSGLVLTADRVEGKRRHLITVLAERTPELAGVEDAFDDATPTTTGTTHP, encoded by the coding sequence ATGCTGCTCGTCACCGGCCTGCTCGCGGTGGCGCTCGCGCTCGTCGTCCTCGGCGGCCTGCTCGCCGCCTCCGACGCCGCTCTCTCCGTGGTGTCCCGCGCCGACCTCGACGACATCGCTCGGGGGAGCGGGCACCGGCGCGCGATCGAGGCGATCGGCGACGACGTCGGCGCCCACGTCAACGCCCTCAACTTCTTCCGGGTGCTGGCGGAGACCGCTGCCGCCGTGCTCGTCACCATCGCGCTCGTCATGGTGTTCGACACCTGGTGGGTCGCGCTGATCGTGGCCGCGGCGATCATGACCGCGGTCTCGTTCGTGCTGGTCGGGTCCAGTCCCCGCAGCGTCGGGCGAGCGCACGCCGAGCGGCTGATCGGGTCGACGGGTGGCATCGTGCACGGCATCCGCATCGTGCTCGGGCCGCTCGCCGGGCTCCTCGTGACGATCGGCGACCGCGTCACACCGGGCCGCGGTCGGAGTGCCTCGACGGTGTCGAGCGAGGAACAGCTGCTCTCGCTCGTCGACGAGGCGACCGAGAGCAACGTCCTCGAACAGGACGACCGTGAACTCATCCACTCGGTGTTCGAGTTCAGCGACACCCTGATCCGCGAGGTGATGGTCCCGCGCACCGACATGCTCACCGTGGACGGCTCGGACACCCTCGCCGCCGGTATGGAGCAGTTCCTCGCTTCCGGCGTCTCGCGCATGCCGGTCACGGGGAAGGACAGCGACGACGTGCTCGGCGTCCTGTACCTCCGCGACGTCTCCCGTGCCCTCTACGAGCGGCCCGGGTCCGGTTCGCAGCGCGTCACGACGATCCTCCGTCCGGCCGAGTTCGTGCCGGAGTCGAAGGCCGCCGACGACACCCTCCGGCACATGCAGGTCGCCAAGAACCACCTCGTGCTCGTCGTCGACGAGTACGGCGGCGTCGCCGGGCTGGTCACGATGGAGGACCTCATCGAGGAGCTCGTTGGCGACATCTCCGACGAGTACGACCGCGCCGTGGTCGACCGGGTCGAGATCGAACCCGGCACCTGGCGGATCTCGGCCCGACTGCCGATCGACGAGCTCGGCGACCTGTTCGGCATCGAGCTCGACGACGACGACGTGGACACCGCCGGGGGCCTCCTCACCAAGGAGCTCGGCCACCTCGCCATCAGCGGCGACACCGTCACCGTCTCCGGGCTCGTGCTCACCGCCGACCGCGTCGAGGGCAAGCGACGCCACCTCATCACCGTGCTCGCCGAGCGCACCCCGGAACTCGCCGGCGTCGAGGACGCCTTCGACGACGCGACACCCACCACGACGGGAACCACGCACCCATGA
- the era gene encoding GTPase Era, which yields MTDTTPTSGEPYRAGFVSFVGRPNVGKSTLTNALVGEKVAITSSKPQTTRRAIRGIVHRPNGQVIIVDTPGVHRPRTLLGERLNDLVQSTLGDVDVIGFCVPANEPIGPGDKYINDTLDQYPRAKKIAIVTKIDRTAKDAVGEQLLAVSRLREWDSIIPTSGTKGLQLEVLLEEITKLLPESPQLYDSSTVTEETDEERIGELIREAALEGVRDELPHSLAVVIEDIVEPDDEDDPDGPLRIFANLFVERDSQKAIVIGRGGERLKDVGSRSRVEIESLLGGRHVFLNIRVKVAKEWQRDPKQLGRLGF from the coding sequence ATGACCGACACCACCCCCACCTCCGGCGAGCCGTACCGCGCCGGGTTCGTCTCCTTCGTCGGCCGTCCGAACGTCGGGAAGTCCACGCTGACGAACGCCCTCGTCGGTGAGAAGGTCGCCATCACCTCGTCGAAGCCGCAGACCACGCGGCGGGCCATCCGCGGCATCGTGCACCGGCCGAACGGTCAGGTCATCATCGTCGACACCCCCGGTGTGCACCGGCCGCGGACGCTGCTCGGCGAACGGCTCAACGACCTCGTGCAGTCGACGCTCGGCGACGTCGACGTCATCGGCTTCTGCGTGCCCGCGAACGAACCGATCGGGCCGGGCGACAAGTACATCAACGACACGCTCGACCAGTACCCGCGCGCGAAGAAGATCGCGATCGTGACGAAGATCGACCGCACCGCGAAGGACGCCGTCGGCGAGCAGCTCCTGGCGGTCTCGCGGCTCCGCGAGTGGGACTCGATCATCCCGACGTCGGGCACGAAGGGGCTCCAGCTCGAGGTCCTGCTCGAGGAGATCACCAAGCTCCTGCCCGAGTCGCCGCAGCTGTACGACTCCTCGACGGTCACCGAGGAGACGGACGAGGAGCGCATCGGGGAACTCATCCGCGAAGCCGCGCTCGAGGGCGTGCGCGACGAACTCCCGCACTCGCTCGCGGTCGTCATCGAGGACATCGTCGAGCCCGACGACGAGGACGACCCCGACGGTCCCCTGCGGATCTTCGCGAACCTGTTCGTCGAGCGCGACAGCCAGAAGGCGATCGTCATCGGCCGCGGCGGTGAACGCCTCAAGGACGTCGGATCGCGGTCCCGCGTCGAGATCGAGTCGCTGCTGGGTGGGCGGCACGTGTTCCTCAACATCCGGGTGAAGGTCGCGAAGGAGTGGCAGCGCGACCCGAAGCAGCTCGGGCGTCTGGGCTTCTGA
- a CDS encoding histidine kinase: MFRPMLRAQVITDVVIAVVLGGLVLVATARGIDSPLSYVTVVGMTAALALRRLSPGLALATAWVVAVFEMVTSQVPDLSNLFIAGVVYTTSRYGSRRVRIAGLVSAIVGPVTAALYLGFDDLRQREGIVTATTPAQESLKVAIAYFAMVLLLLLLPWLAGLVARTRRSASMSREAQLLAERDAARADRAVAVEQERVRIARDMHDIVAHSLAVVIAQADGARYALKADPAIADEALGTISTTARRALGDVRELLGALRHEQGSAPTPEIDDIDRLVHEMREVGLDVRVERDGDPDGLPTTTQLAVYRIVQESLTNAWKHGEPGTPVHAVVTYRPDTVEISVVNRRADDGTRGPGTGHGLVGMRERAAMTGGTMTAGVRGDDFAVAVRMPAVPASGQMPRGLLSTTTNPATTGPATTGPATTGPATTGPATTGPTTTAPAGGSRSTPVTNPTSTSQERTGR, translated from the coding sequence GTGTTCCGTCCCATGCTGCGCGCGCAGGTCATCACCGACGTCGTCATCGCCGTCGTGCTCGGTGGACTCGTGCTCGTCGCGACCGCCCGGGGGATCGACTCGCCGCTCTCCTACGTGACCGTGGTGGGGATGACCGCGGCCCTGGCGCTCCGTCGGCTCTCGCCGGGTCTCGCACTCGCCACCGCGTGGGTGGTCGCCGTCTTCGAGATGGTCACCAGCCAGGTGCCGGACCTGTCGAACCTCTTCATCGCCGGCGTCGTCTACACGACCAGCCGGTACGGCAGCCGACGGGTCCGGATCGCCGGGCTCGTGTCGGCGATCGTCGGTCCCGTCACCGCGGCCCTCTACCTCGGGTTCGACGACCTCCGGCAGCGTGAGGGCATCGTCACCGCGACCACGCCGGCGCAGGAGTCGCTGAAGGTCGCGATCGCGTACTTCGCGATGGTGTTGCTCCTCCTCCTCCTGCCGTGGCTCGCCGGGCTGGTCGCCCGCACCCGGCGCTCGGCGAGCATGAGCCGGGAGGCCCAGCTCCTCGCCGAACGCGACGCCGCCCGGGCCGACCGCGCCGTCGCGGTTGAACAGGAACGCGTGCGGATCGCCCGCGACATGCACGACATCGTCGCGCACTCGCTCGCGGTCGTGATCGCCCAGGCCGACGGCGCCCGGTACGCGCTGAAGGCTGACCCGGCCATCGCGGACGAGGCGCTCGGCACCATCTCGACCACCGCACGCCGTGCCCTCGGCGACGTCCGGGAACTCCTCGGCGCCCTCCGCCACGAGCAGGGCTCCGCGCCGACGCCGGAGATCGACGACATCGACCGGCTCGTGCACGAGATGCGCGAGGTCGGCCTCGACGTGCGCGTCGAGCGGGACGGCGACCCGGACGGACTCCCGACGACGACGCAGCTCGCGGTCTACCGGATCGTGCAGGAGAGCCTGACGAACGCGTGGAAGCACGGCGAGCCCGGAACGCCCGTGCACGCCGTCGTCACCTACCGGCCGGACACCGTCGAGATCAGCGTGGTGAACCGCCGCGCCGACGACGGCACACGGGGTCCCGGTACCGGACACGGCCTGGTCGGGATGCGTGAGCGTGCGGCGATGACCGGCGGGACGATGACGGCCGGCGTGCGCGGCGACGACTTCGCGGTCGCCGTCCGGATGCCCGCCGTGCCCGCCAGCGGCCAGATGCCCCGCGGGTTGCTGTCCACCACGACGAACCCAGCCACGACGGGCCCAGCCACGACGGGCCCCGCCACGACGGGCCCCGCCACGACGGGCCCCGCCACGACGGGCCCAACCACGACGGCCCCCGCCGGGGGCAGCCGCTCGACGCCCGTCACGAACCCCACCTCGACCTCCCAGGAGCGCACCGGCCGATGA
- a CDS encoding response regulator transcription factor, whose product MNDTPIRVALVDDQALFRTGIRMLIDSQADLQFVGEAGNGAEGVELVRRGRPDVVLMDVRMPVMDGITATERIVEDSGTDGAKVLVLTTFDFDEAAAKAIRAGASGFVLKDADPEFLLAAIRTVHAGTAVFAASATRELLRRYEDASVQAANVPAAFADLTPREREIFDLAARGFSNSEIAQHEYVSEATVKTHISRVLTKLELRDRVRLVVFAHQHGLVTKAD is encoded by the coding sequence ATGAACGACACCCCGATCCGCGTCGCGCTCGTCGACGACCAGGCACTCTTCCGTACCGGCATCCGGATGCTCATCGACTCCCAGGCCGACCTGCAGTTCGTGGGCGAGGCCGGCAACGGGGCCGAAGGGGTGGAGCTCGTCCGTCGCGGTCGCCCCGACGTCGTGCTCATGGACGTCCGGATGCCGGTGATGGACGGCATCACCGCGACGGAGCGCATCGTCGAGGACAGCGGGACGGACGGCGCGAAGGTGCTCGTCCTCACCACGTTCGACTTCGACGAGGCCGCGGCGAAGGCCATCCGGGCCGGGGCGAGCGGCTTCGTCCTCAAGGACGCGGACCCGGAGTTCCTGCTCGCCGCGATCCGGACCGTGCACGCCGGCACCGCGGTGTTCGCGGCCTCGGCCACGCGGGAGCTCCTCCGGCGCTACGAGGACGCCAGCGTGCAGGCGGCGAACGTGCCGGCGGCCTTCGCGGACCTCACCCCGCGGGAGCGCGAGATCTTCGACCTCGCCGCGCGCGGGTTCAGCAACAGCGAGATCGCGCAGCACGAGTACGTCAGCGAAGCGACCGTGAAGACCCACATCTCCCGTGTGCTCACGAAGCTCGAACTGCGCGACCGGGTGCGGCTCGTCGTGTTCGCCCACCAGCACGGCCTCGTCACGAAGGCAGACTGA
- a CDS encoding ABC transporter ATP-binding protein has translation MTTSHAPIIRLDHVSKHYGDAARRVTALDDVSVDIGAGEFTAVMGPSGSGKSTLMHVAAGLDAVSAGRIQIDGVDITGLGDKDLTELRRRRLGFVFQSFNLVPTLDVSENIRLPFLLGGHKPSREESAWIDRLVEMLGLGNRLTHRPHQLSGGQQQRVAIARALASRPAVVVADEPTGALDSRTGRDVLQILRGAVTEWGQSVVMVTHDPVAAANADRILFLADGRVVGDRPAMDAAAISTTMLGMEAAA, from the coding sequence ATGACCACCAGCCACGCTCCGATCATCCGACTCGACCACGTGTCCAAGCACTACGGGGACGCCGCACGGCGGGTGACGGCGCTCGACGACGTCAGCGTCGACATCGGCGCGGGGGAGTTCACCGCGGTGATGGGGCCGTCCGGCTCGGGCAAGTCGACGCTCATGCACGTCGCCGCCGGGCTGGACGCCGTGTCGGCCGGCCGGATCCAGATCGACGGCGTCGACATCACCGGGCTCGGTGACAAGGACCTGACGGAGCTGCGTCGTCGTCGCCTCGGCTTCGTGTTCCAGTCGTTCAACCTCGTGCCGACGCTGGACGTCAGCGAGAACATCCGGCTGCCGTTCCTGCTCGGCGGCCACAAGCCCTCGCGCGAGGAATCCGCGTGGATCGACCGACTCGTCGAGATGCTCGGGCTGGGGAACCGCCTGACCCACCGGCCGCACCAGCTCTCCGGCGGACAGCAGCAGCGGGTCGCCATCGCCCGCGCGCTCGCCTCGCGGCCGGCCGTCGTCGTGGCGGACGAGCCGACCGGGGCGCTCGACTCGCGGACCGGGCGCGACGTGCTGCAGATCCTGCGCGGGGCCGTGACCGAGTGGGGCCAGAGCGTCGTCATGGTGACGCACGACCCGGTCGCCGCCGCGAACGCCGACCGGATCCTGTTCCTCGCCGACGGCCGCGTCGTGGGGGACCGTCCCGCGATGGACGCCGCTGCGATCTCCACCACGATGCTCGGGATGGAGGCGGCAGCGTGA